The sequence tggttgaaaattcAGCTCAAAAGTCGCCGTTggcatattattattattattattattaaatccTAATAAAGGAGAGTCGGTAACACTTGTTTGCTTTTCCTGCTTTCCCATTTCCTAGACTATAAAACTGCATTTTCCACTACCCTTTCTGTTACTTCCAGCCTAagcaacgaaaaaaaaaaaggcgctTCCCATTTGgttgattccccccccccccccccacctctcctcccctctcttctcctctccttccttctgTTGctcgtttccatttttttctgtcTATTGAGTCTTCTTGCGCTCCGACTCTTCCTCCTTCACGGCTTCACGGACTCGATCCCTTCCTGaaaatttgtattttgtttgtttcaataagagatcttcttcttcgccttctctttcttctgaaAGGAAACCAAGGGAGGAGGGCACACCAACAATCCATTCCTTAGCCTGGCTATTATTATTACTCATGGCCAAACTGCTTAACAATAACCATCTGCTTTTGTCAACACCCCCCCATGTCCGCGTTTCAGCTTCTCCCGGGAGGACATCTTTTTCTGCTCttcgttttctttctttcaactGCTTCCCATCCCTCCAGCAATCTTCTTCAGATAGCGACTTCCATGGCCAGAGGATCGTCCCTCAATTTCAATTTGGTGTCAAGAATCCCAGGACAGGATCCCTTCAAGCCTCTTCTGCACAGGTCtgcaaaatcccttcccttccatttattatgctagatatgttttttttttttccgaggTCCAAGTtgcttcacccccccccccccaaaaaccCCCTTGCCCCTCCCTTTTTTGATCTTTTTTCATGACAGCTTCTATTAATTTGGTTGGAAACTTGGAAGTTAAATACATCTAATGTGCTGTTTCTTTACGGGTTCTCTGCAACCCACTACAACAGatgcccaaaaagaaaaaaaaaatcatgaattaaTCAGAGTTCTTGTTCTCCCCCCATTCCacacacccccccaaaaaaaaaaaaaaaacacacatttGCTTCTCGCActtttcttcaatccatttgtGTCCTCTCACACTAGATACTACTTTGTTTCCAAGTTCTCAGAATGTGCCTTCTTGGAAAGGACCTTTCCTTGCCTTCTCTTTAGAGGTTTCAATATGGTATTGAGGTTCCCCTAATGAGGGTTTATCACATGTAACTTTGAAGGGATATGTTACTTTTAATTTTGTATTTCTGTGTATCCCTCTATTTATTGTTTATGGGGCTTACAATTTTTTTCCCGACTTTTGTTTTCGCTCTTATTATGTCCAATATCACTATTTATCTATTTTTACACCTTTTTTTCCGTGCCAGCTCCCATCCTTTCATTTTTTGAATGTATCTTTAATTTCCCATACTTAATTTGTATTTCTAGCTGAATTGCAGATGAGTCTTACTATTGGGAAAGCTCAGAAATGGTGGGAGAAGGGGATCCAACCCAATATGAGAGAGATCAGTTCTGCACAAGATCTCGTGGATTCCTTGTTAAGCGCTGGAGAGAAAGTCGTTATTGTGGATTTTTTCTCCCCAGGCTGTGGGGGATGTAGAGCTCTCCATCCTAAGGTGCTGGGATTTGGGATTCTAAACTTATTATGGATTTCTCCTCGTTCTGCTAGATTTTCATCAGAAGACCCAACTCCCAATCCGTTTGTGTTTTCtgatatatattattattcTCTTGGCAGATTTGTCAGATAGCGGAGATGAACCCAGATGTGCAGTTCCTTCAGGTGAACCATGAGGAGCATAAATCAATGTGTTACAGCCTGAACGTCCATGTGCTACCTTTCTTCCGATTTTACAGGGGAGCCCATGGTCGTCTTTGCAGCTTTAGTTGCACGAATGCCACGGTATGTCGTATTTTAGTTTTCCTCAATTCATGATCAAATTGAGCAAGAAGACCTCTTCTTGTCTAGCTTTGTTTTAGGGTGTCTGATAGAAAACTAAACCGAACTGGATTTTCTTTGATCTGTCTTATCATACATGAAAATGCTGCCTTAGCCTGTGTTGAGAAATTTGATGGGTATCCATCCCTATATCCTCACTCGGATTTGAATTTTTGTCATAATAACCTTCTTAGTGATCTTTATTTGTCTTGGagttttgctttttgatttggtatgattttgagAAACTTTTTGATACCTCATAGGTCAAGAAATTCAAAGATGCACTAGCCAAACACACAACAGATCGTTGCAGCCTTGGGCCTCCAAAAGGGCTGGAGGAAAAAGAGCTCCTTGCTTTGGCTTCAAACAAAGATCTCTCGTTCAACTACACCCCAAATCCGGTGCAACCATCACCGACGCCCGCCCTAGAAATAATAGCAGCATTACAACCGACTCCCTCAAATCTGGAGTTTCCTCTTCCTTATACCTCGAAGGCCACTGAAGACACTCAGCAGCAGAAAGTGTTGAGCACTAATATTGGGagatgatttggacaatattcacCTCTTCATATCTCTTGTACAGGTTGTACAGGGTGTACAGGTTGTACAGGTTGTACACTTGCCTGCATATATTAGTATTTGTTTCAGTGTTTGGTTAAGAGTTTTGGGACTTGGAGGAGGGAGGGAACAGTCATAGCCTCGTCTGTCCAAACCCAATATTGGATTCCCGTCACTGTACTACAGTGCACATGTATATGTGAGTTCTTGCCGCTGCTTTTGCCTTTTTTAAATAACCTCCATTCCCTTTTCTTGGCTATTAACCTGCTGTTATTGGGGCGGGAACTTAGGATCTGGGGCGTTGTTTCATTTTTAAGGAAATGCTGGGTGCATTCGGTTGTATTT is a genomic window of Macadamia integrifolia cultivar HAES 741 chromosome 13, SCU_Mint_v3, whole genome shotgun sequence containing:
- the LOC122059172 gene encoding thioredoxin-like 1-1, chloroplastic, with protein sequence MAKLLNNNHLLLSTPPHVRVSASPGRTSFSALRFLSFNCFPSLQQSSSDSDFHGQRIVPQFQFGVKNPRTGSLQASSAQMSLTIGKAQKWWEKGIQPNMREISSAQDLVDSLLSAGEKVVIVDFFSPGCGGCRALHPKICQIAEMNPDVQFLQVNHEEHKSMCYSLNVHVLPFFRFYRGAHGRLCSFSCTNATVKKFKDALAKHTTDRCSLGPPKGLEEKELLALASNKDLSFNYTPNPVQPSPTPALEIIAALQPTPSNLEFPLPYTSKATEDTQQQKVLSTNIGR